The window GGCCGGGTGGTTGCAGAGCACGACGTCGCCGTCGCCCAACCCTTCGCGGCCGTAGATCTCGAGGCCGTCCCGTACCGCGGTCCCGACGGCATCGGCGACGAAGGGCGGCATGCCTCCGGTGGACTGGGCCACGAGTTGCCCGTCCACGTCCACCAGCCCCACGGCGAAGTCCTTGTACTCGTACACGTAGGGACTGAACGCGGTCCGCGTAATGTTGGCGTCGATCTGGTTGGTGATCGACACGACGCCGCAACGGATCACTTCCAGCGTGATGGGATCGATCCGTTCCGGGGTGTCCGGGAGTTGTCTGGCGGTGCTCTTGCTCATGGTTCCCCCTGGTTCCACTTCCCGTCATTCCCGCGGAAGCGGGAATCCAGGAAGGGCGGGGCGGGGAAGTACGCCATGTTCCGCTTCCCCACCCCTGGATTCCCGCTTCCGCGGGAATGACGTATTGTGGCTAGGTGCACGTGACGCGGATTTCCCCCATTTCGCCGATCTCGAAACGGTCGCCCGGCCAGATCAGTGTTGTCGAGCCGTACTCTTCGATGACCGCGGGTCCTTGGGCCGCGAACCCCGGCTCCAGCGCATCGCGGTCGTAGATGTCGGTCTCAAGGGCGTTCCCCACGCCGTCGAAATGGACTAGGCGGCTTTGCTGCTCCAACGCCGTGCCGGCCGCCGCCTTGCGCCGCAGGTTCGCGATGTCCGGCCGCCGTAGCCTAGCGAAGGCCGAGAGATGCAGCGCCTGAAGCTCGGTGGGCGCCTTCGAGTCGGCATGGCCGTAGCGGCGCTTGTAGTCGTGCTCGAAGGCCTCTCTTATCTCGGACACGTTCCGCAGGCCCGTGATGGGCACGTGTATGTTGTGCCGCTGACCGCGGTAGCGCATCTCCGCCTTGCGCTCGAAGAATACGTCGTCCGCTCCGAAATCCCGGCGGAGAGATTCCGCCGCCGCGGCTTCCATGTCGCCGAAACCGGCGTCGATCCTGGCGACGAGCGCGTCGTCGAGGATTCCGGTGAAGGTCTCGGAGGCGTCCACCCGCGCGTCCGCCAGCAGCATCCCGACGGCCGAAAAGTTGCCAGGCTCCGGTGGAATGACGACCGAGGGGATGGACAGCTCGCGCGCGAGCGCGGAGGCGTGCAGCGGCCCACCGCCCCCGTAGGCGAAGAGGACGAAATCGCGCGGGTCGAGTCCGTGCTCGACCGAGACCTGCCGGATCGCGCCGGCCATCAGCACGGTGGCGATGGAGACGATGCCGCCGGCTGTCCGGATCAATCCCTCTTCGCCCTGGTATCCGAGCGGTGTGGTGGTCCTTTCGGCAATGGTGCGACGGGCGGCGTCAAGTCCGAGGCTCAGTTCGCCGCCCAGGAAGCGATGAGGATTGAGCCGGCCCAGTACCAGGTTGGCGTCGGTCACGGTGGGCTCGGTCCCGCCGCGCTGGTAGCAGACCGGCCCCGGCGTCGATCCGGCGCTTTGGGGCCCCACGTGGAGGCGGTTCTGGTCGTCCAGCCAGGCGATGGAGCCGCCGCCGGAACCGACTTCGACAATGTCGATCACCGGCCACTTGATGGGGAAGCCCTTGACGTAGCCGTTGACGTAGTAGACCGACTCGACGGTGAAGCGGCCGTTTTCCACCAGCGCGCATTTGGCCGTGGTGCCGCCCATGTCGAAGGCGACGACGTTTTCGATTCCCAAGGCCTCGGCATAGGCCCCGGCGCCGATGCAGC is drawn from Deltaproteobacteria bacterium and contains these coding sequences:
- a CDS encoding hydantoinase/oxoprolinase family protein encodes the protein MPYVVAVDIGGTFTDLVAFDHETGDATYSKSPTTYGNFVDGILECFEKRDLAPSAANFLNHGTTLVINSLIQRRGAKCALVTSEGFRDVLEIARANRPDPFDLHYQRDEPLIPRELRFEVPERVDAKGEVLTPLDAGRVEAVAEELKRLEIEAVAVFFMSSYLDPSHEERAADILKRLLPGVYVTCSTELTREWYEYERTSTVAANAYVGPQVNAYVRRLESDFRDRGYAGSLFMMGSNGGLLSVDRTCRQPIGLVESGPIGGCIGAGAYAEALGIENVVAFDMGGTTAKCALVENGRFTVESVYYVNGYVKGFPIKWPVIDIVEVGSGGGSIAWLDDQNRLHVGPQSAGSTPGPVCYQRGGTEPTVTDANLVLGRLNPHRFLGGELSLGLDAARRTIAERTTTPLGYQGEEGLIRTAGGIVSIATVLMAGAIRQVSVEHGLDPRDFVLFAYGGGGPLHASALARELSIPSVVIPPEPGNFSAVGMLLADARVDASETFTGILDDALVARIDAGFGDMEAAAAESLRRDFGADDVFFERKAEMRYRGQRHNIHVPITGLRNVSEIREAFEHDYKRRYGHADSKAPTELQALHLSAFARLRRPDIANLRRKAAAGTALEQQSRLVHFDGVGNALETDIYDRDALEPGFAAQGPAVIEEYGSTTLIWPGDRFEIGEMGEIRVTCT